In Bacillus kexueae, a genomic segment contains:
- a CDS encoding ATP-binding protein codes for MKNIKKYFQKSLQRQFAGLLGGFIILFFFGSAILGTYNQLITREYERLKLTLDKKEECAERLNEQFTQAFFDARGYFAFGRKEFKQSFYAQREVVQDSIKQLKLIGNEPEDEVFIEEAELFFSYYFDDLAKNAILAFENGDNEAVVLASENGGTAAIERFQNQLAQYHQSIENQIDTAYDDLKKREMISRLFYVAFILFILLILMFILRTMGRKIGKPLNEVASAAEKFSQDEKVINWKFATGRKDEIGTLSRAFEKMIYSIQEKEEHLVAQNEELQAQQDELEYQQDELESLLEKMKLREKQLEHRNQFIHGISNSLDKHEVLNSIVKSMALVMNAVRGMIVLVNDRQTYASFGLSEHGVKQFIQFIDNGIHQRLFEEKEPFTFKRELSPPEKGFHEENLFSYDIFLPVLSAKQEVEAIMVFSRFGKAFTADEMEEYKSLTKQISISLQKIHLFEESEKDRRMTQDILNNIQEGIQLVDKQGSSLMINSQMTKLLTEQQSGTHLASYESWRNQLLKQVEEPKELEAFLDNVLFQEEDQSKSITYHLKDKRKVIQVYAEALFHGSKQLGTIFVHRDITKEFEVDQMKSEFVSTVSHELRTPLSSVLGFTELMLNKELKPERQQKYLMTIYQEAKRLTSLINDFLDVQRMESGRQTYDKRYEDIVPIIQSVIDTQKVNAPNHQIVVEKETDWTIVLGDRDKLSQVFTNLISNAIKYSPNGGDIKVRLYEQEGNLKVDVADEGLGIPKEALPNLFTKFYRVDNSDRRRIGGTGLGLAIVKEIMKAHDGKVNVTSEEKVGSTFTLMFPLITLETYREVEIDTDGMNVAVIEDDINLAALLSHELSESGFQVHHFKNGKDALKSMKNEKPDAVVLDIMLEEGGMSGWDILKKMKEDPAFTSIPIIISSALEEREKGITLGATDYLVKPYQPSQLSKIILHILLKQEKSGEILIPMPDEEENEDE; via the coding sequence ATGAAAAACATTAAAAAGTACTTTCAAAAAAGCTTGCAAAGACAATTTGCAGGATTGCTAGGTGGCTTTATTATTCTTTTCTTTTTTGGGTCGGCAATTCTCGGAACCTATAATCAATTAATTACACGGGAATACGAAAGGCTAAAACTTACGTTAGATAAAAAAGAAGAATGTGCGGAAAGGTTGAATGAGCAGTTTACGCAAGCCTTTTTTGATGCGAGAGGATATTTTGCATTCGGACGGAAAGAGTTCAAGCAAAGCTTTTATGCACAACGTGAAGTTGTTCAAGATTCGATTAAACAGTTAAAGCTTATCGGGAATGAACCGGAAGATGAAGTGTTTATTGAAGAGGCCGAACTTTTCTTTTCGTATTATTTTGATGATTTAGCTAAAAATGCGATTCTTGCATTTGAAAACGGTGATAACGAAGCTGTCGTTCTTGCCTCTGAAAATGGTGGAACAGCAGCTATCGAACGATTTCAAAATCAGTTAGCACAGTACCATCAATCAATTGAAAATCAAATTGATACAGCCTACGATGACTTGAAAAAACGTGAAATGATTAGCCGCCTTTTCTATGTAGCTTTTATTCTATTCATTTTATTAATTCTTATGTTTATTTTAAGGACGATGGGAAGAAAAATTGGTAAGCCTCTGAATGAAGTGGCAAGCGCAGCGGAAAAGTTTTCACAAGACGAAAAAGTGATTAATTGGAAATTTGCGACGGGTCGAAAAGACGAGATTGGTACCTTGTCCAGAGCGTTTGAAAAGATGATTTATAGTATTCAAGAAAAAGAAGAACATTTAGTGGCGCAAAATGAAGAATTGCAGGCACAGCAAGACGAACTAGAGTATCAGCAGGATGAATTGGAAAGTTTATTGGAAAAGATGAAACTAAGGGAAAAGCAGCTCGAACATCGAAACCAGTTCATCCATGGAATCTCGAATTCTCTTGATAAACACGAAGTATTAAACAGCATTGTTAAAAGTATGGCGCTAGTGATGAATGCCGTTCGAGGCATGATCGTATTAGTTAATGATCGTCAAACATATGCCTCCTTCGGTCTTTCAGAACATGGGGTTAAACAGTTTATTCAATTCATAGACAACGGTATCCATCAACGACTGTTTGAAGAAAAAGAACCATTCACGTTTAAACGTGAGCTCTCGCCTCCAGAGAAAGGCTTTCATGAAGAAAATCTTTTTAGTTACGATATCTTCTTACCAGTCCTTTCAGCTAAGCAAGAGGTTGAAGCCATTATGGTTTTTAGTCGATTTGGCAAAGCTTTTACGGCTGATGAGATGGAAGAGTACAAAAGTTTAACAAAACAAATTTCCATTTCCCTTCAAAAAATTCATTTATTCGAGGAATCTGAAAAGGATCGTCGCATGACACAAGATATTTTAAATAATATCCAAGAAGGGATTCAGCTCGTTGATAAACAAGGCTCTAGTCTTATGATTAATTCACAAATGACGAAGCTTTTAACAGAACAGCAGTCTGGGACTCATTTAGCTTCCTACGAATCATGGCGAAACCAACTTCTTAAACAAGTGGAAGAACCGAAGGAACTTGAAGCCTTTTTAGATAATGTGTTGTTCCAAGAAGAGGATCAATCCAAATCCATTACGTACCATTTGAAGGACAAAAGAAAAGTCATTCAAGTGTACGCGGAAGCCTTGTTCCACGGTTCCAAGCAGCTTGGAACGATTTTTGTTCACCGTGACATTACAAAAGAGTTTGAAGTGGACCAAATGAAGTCCGAGTTTGTAAGTACGGTTAGTCACGAATTGAGAACACCGTTATCAAGCGTTCTTGGATTTACGGAATTAATGTTAAATAAAGAATTGAAGCCGGAGAGACAACAAAAATATTTAATGACGATTTATCAAGAGGCGAAGCGCTTAACGTCTTTAATTAACGACTTTTTAGACGTACAGCGAATGGAGTCTGGGCGTCAAACGTATGATAAGCGATATGAAGATATTGTTCCAATTATTCAGAGCGTAATCGATACCCAAAAAGTCAATGCACCGAATCATCAAATTGTCGTTGAAAAAGAAACGGATTGGACCATTGTTCTTGGGGATCGTGACAAGTTATCACAAGTATTTACGAATCTTATTAGCAATGCAATCAAATATTCACCTAATGGTGGCGACATCAAGGTTCGTTTATATGAACAAGAAGGGAATTTGAAAGTAGATGTAGCTGATGAAGGACTCGGTATCCCGAAAGAAGCCCTTCCAAATCTCTTTACAAAGTTTTATCGAGTAGATAATTCGGACCGAAGACGCATTGGTGGAACGGGCCTTGGCTTAGCGATTGTAAAAGAAATAATGAAAGCTCATGATGGAAAAGTAAACGTAACATCGGAAGAAAAAGTAGGGAGTACTTTTACACTCATGTTCCCTCTTATTACGTTAGAAACCTATAGAGAAGTGGAAATAGATACTGATGGAATGAACGTAGCCGTCATTGAAGATGACATTAACCTTGCAGCTTTATTATCACATGAACTTTCTGAAAGTGGTTTTCAGGTGCATCATTTTAAAAATGGAAAAGATGCATTGAAATCCATGAAAAATGAGAAGCCAGATGCAGTTGTGCTAGATATTATGCTTGAGGAAGGCGGAATGTCTGGTTGGGATATATTAAAAAAGATGAAAGAAGATCCAGCCTTTACGTCCATACCGATCATAATCTCGTCAGCTCTCGAAGAAAGAGAGAAAGGAATTACGCTCGGTGCTACCGATTATCTTGTAAAGCCTTATCAGCCAAGTCAGCTTTCAAAAATCATTCTTCACATTTTGTTAAAGCAAGAAAAAAGTGGGGAAATTCTCATTCCGATGCCAGATGAAGAAGAAAATGAAGACGAATAA
- a CDS encoding response regulator transcription factor, with translation MAKILLAEDEDVLRMLVVDTLEDEGHELDEASDGKEAIDLITKNDYDLILLDYMMPLCTGLEVIEKVRNMPGKQHVKIMMLSAKSQLSDKERVMQAGANYFMEKPYSPLDLVKRVEEILDEKH, from the coding sequence ATGGCCAAAATTTTATTAGCGGAGGATGAAGATGTTCTGCGTATGCTCGTTGTCGATACGTTGGAGGACGAAGGACACGAATTGGATGAAGCAAGTGATGGAAAAGAAGCGATTGATCTAATTACGAAAAATGATTACGACTTAATCTTATTAGACTACATGATGCCATTATGCACCGGATTAGAGGTCATTGAGAAAGTCAGGAATATGCCTGGAAAACAACATGTGAAAATTATGATGCTATCGGCGAAAAGCCAATTATCCGATAAAGAGCGTGTGATGCAAGCCGGGGCTAATTATTTTATGGAAAAACCGTATAGCCCACTCGACTTAGTGAAGCGAGTGGAGGAGATTTTGGATGAAAAACATTAA
- a CDS encoding diguanylate cyclase: MDKYKQHFFNNIRTKLEQWESLSEITNEEVYRFLHSLAGTSSIIGLQKIGDKARVLMEQLDETSDRKWTFEEVKRYLIEIIEDCYEYEEGINTSLTKSKVRNSNEPVLLIIDDDTSFLMFLKEKLEAIGWYVVAIANPEKAILSFYDVRPDCVIIDIYMNEKNGFEVLEFLKQKLKQQFIPTVMVSVEKEKSIRMKSYEMGADDFIHKPFELDEFIVRIKRQLERKKQIDELLLLDELTHVYNRKYLKQAYAQVQNEWKRSKEDYSLAVLDIDYFKKVNDRFGHLVGDVVLKEFANILKRETRIKDIVFRYGGEEFVILFPKTNVDEAMEVLNRLRENFSQYVFHQEESFSCTFSAGVVQILDATKPFEKWLELADQALYEAKNNGRNRIEQADKPKVMQHQKTVKMAIVDDDPIIRTVMADIIKKLPLNPKRKIELQTYKDGKAFIQSDWHLGDPCFVILDGVMPNMDGLEVLTNLKSKKDANRYRVLMLTSRKGDQDIAKALELGADDYMTKPFKFDEIIGRIEKMLQRMM, from the coding sequence ATGGATAAATATAAGCAGCATTTTTTTAATAATATTCGGACGAAGCTTGAGCAATGGGAATCTTTGTCCGAAATAACAAATGAAGAAGTTTATCGATTTCTCCACTCATTAGCAGGGACATCGTCAATTATCGGTTTGCAGAAGATTGGAGATAAAGCAAGAGTTTTAATGGAGCAATTAGATGAAACATCAGATAGAAAGTGGACATTTGAAGAGGTAAAACGATACTTAATTGAGATTATTGAAGATTGCTATGAATATGAAGAAGGTATCAACACTTCATTGACGAAATCGAAGGTGAGAAATAGCAATGAGCCTGTATTATTAATCATTGACGATGACACCTCATTCTTAATGTTTTTAAAGGAAAAGTTAGAAGCAATCGGATGGTATGTCGTCGCCATCGCGAATCCGGAAAAAGCAATTCTATCTTTTTACGATGTTAGGCCAGATTGTGTCATTATTGACATTTATATGAACGAGAAAAATGGATTTGAAGTGTTAGAGTTTTTAAAACAAAAACTGAAACAACAATTTATTCCGACAGTTATGGTTAGTGTGGAGAAAGAGAAGTCAATTCGAATGAAGAGTTATGAAATGGGAGCGGATGATTTCATTCATAAGCCGTTTGAATTAGATGAATTTATCGTTCGGATTAAAAGGCAGTTAGAGCGTAAGAAGCAAATTGATGAATTACTCCTTCTTGATGAATTGACTCATGTTTACAACAGAAAATACTTAAAGCAGGCGTATGCTCAAGTTCAAAATGAGTGGAAACGTTCTAAAGAAGATTATAGTTTGGCTGTATTGGACATTGATTACTTTAAGAAAGTGAACGATCGGTTCGGTCATTTAGTAGGAGATGTTGTATTAAAAGAGTTTGCCAATATTTTAAAACGTGAAACGCGAATAAAAGATATCGTTTTTCGGTATGGCGGCGAGGAATTCGTTATTTTATTTCCTAAAACAAATGTGGACGAAGCGATGGAAGTACTCAATCGATTACGTGAAAACTTCAGCCAGTATGTGTTTCATCAAGAAGAATCCTTCTCATGCACGTTCTCTGCTGGCGTTGTCCAAATTTTAGATGCGACAAAGCCGTTTGAAAAGTGGCTTGAACTAGCCGATCAAGCTCTTTATGAGGCGAAAAACAACGGACGTAACCGTATTGAGCAAGCTGATAAACCGAAAGTTATGCAGCATCAAAAAACGGTTAAAATGGCGATAGTAGATGATGATCCAATCATTCGAACCGTGATGGCGGATATTATTAAAAAGCTGCCATTGAATCCGAAACGGAAAATTGAACTACAAACGTATAAAGATGGGAAGGCGTTCATTCAGTCTGATTGGCACCTAGGTGATCCGTGTTTTGTCATTTTAGATGGGGTGATGCCAAATATGGATGGACTGGAAGTATTAACGAACCTGAAAAGTAAGAAGGATGCTAATCGTTATCGTGTTCTCATGCTTACGTCTCGAAAAGGTGATCAAGATATTGCAAAAGCGCTTGAACTTGGAGCAGATGATTATATGACAAAACCTTTTAAGTTTGATGAGATTATAGGGAGAATTGAAAAAATGCTCCAGCGTATGATGTAA
- a CDS encoding antibiotic biosynthesis monooxygenase family protein → MFMYMLTEKPEGKGMMLQSEEGASYLLETDIENDMYNGLKYHVLDSVGTLDGQLVVCNHIPVSPEGRSTFEDRFQKRARLIEKEPGFKAIRVLRPLTDDTYVIMTVWENDQAFLNWQQSKAYDQAHKKRETTAGVDQQKSIFPRPSFVKRYLMKGI, encoded by the coding sequence ATGTTCATGTATATGTTGACCGAAAAGCCGGAAGGCAAAGGTATGATGCTTCAAAGTGAAGAAGGAGCCAGCTACCTATTAGAAACTGACATTGAAAATGATATGTATAACGGACTTAAATATCACGTGCTCGATTCCGTCGGTACTTTAGATGGACAATTGGTCGTTTGTAATCATATTCCCGTATCACCTGAAGGTCGATCCACCTTTGAAGACCGATTCCAAAAGCGTGCTCGACTCATCGAAAAAGAGCCTGGGTTTAAAGCGATTCGTGTTTTACGTCCTTTGACGGATGATACATACGTCATTATGACTGTCTGGGAAAATGATCAAGCCTTTTTAAACTGGCAACAATCGAAAGCGTATGATCAAGCGCACAAAAAACGAGAAACAACCGCTGGAGTCGACCAACAAAAAAGCATCTTCCCTCGCCCTTCCTTTGTGAAAAGGTATTTAATGAAAGGCATCTAA
- a CDS encoding YwaF family protein: MPKTFRFGMSFAIIIGFISYYFVVISTNQFEPSYALPFHLCPLMQLFTLYALMKDKRNWIEAIVYPLIIGPTLALLFPVGTFHLGGFFTYYFVYYHVLLILTGCIVLWWMRFSTTRKHIISGALFIFVCDLIALPINFLTNGNYMFIGAPIILPPLAYYLTLFVFVWVFLIVFHLLVKGARGTRNYVKAHLNV, translated from the coding sequence GTGCCTAAGACCTTTCGTTTCGGGATGAGTTTTGCCATTATAATTGGTTTCATTTCATACTATTTTGTTGTTATCTCAACAAACCAGTTCGAACCGAGCTATGCTTTACCCTTCCACTTATGTCCACTCATGCAACTTTTCACCTTATATGCACTAATGAAAGATAAGAGGAATTGGATTGAAGCGATTGTATATCCATTAATTATCGGCCCGACGCTAGCTCTTTTGTTTCCAGTAGGAACCTTTCATTTAGGTGGATTTTTCACTTATTATTTTGTTTATTATCACGTTCTCCTTATTCTTACCGGTTGCATAGTTTTATGGTGGATGCGCTTTTCAACGACTCGTAAGCATATCATTTCAGGGGCTTTGTTCATCTTCGTTTGTGACCTAATTGCCTTACCAATAAATTTTCTCACAAACGGTAATTACATGTTTATCGGAGCACCGATTATTCTGCCGCCACTCGCTTACTATCTTACGCTCTTTGTATTCGTTTGGGTATTTTTAATCGTATTTCATTTGTTAGTAAAAGGAGCAAGAGGAACAAGAAATTATGTGAAGGCACACTTAAATGTTTAA
- a CDS encoding DM13 domain-containing protein, translated as MKKVFFVLIGLLILSVGWYLVSPLFFDDVVDEEPLHQELTENVTESEVSPSEDANEEEPHEPPLMGEFVGVDEIHHAEGIVTYYEKEQYIRFEQFESTNGPDLYVYLVKGEQKTSEGISLGKLKGNVGNQNYEIASDILIEPGDKIVIWCKQFDVDFGYATLQQESL; from the coding sequence ATGAAAAAAGTGTTTTTTGTTTTAATCGGACTTCTTATTTTATCTGTTGGATGGTACCTTGTTTCTCCGTTATTTTTTGATGATGTAGTAGATGAAGAGCCACTCCATCAAGAATTAACAGAAAATGTGACCGAAAGTGAAGTGTCGCCATCTGAAGATGCGAATGAGGAAGAGCCTCATGAGCCACCATTAATGGGAGAGTTTGTTGGAGTAGATGAAATTCACCACGCGGAAGGTATTGTAACGTATTATGAGAAGGAACAGTACATCCGATTTGAACAGTTTGAGTCGACAAACGGTCCTGATTTATATGTTTATTTAGTAAAAGGTGAGCAAAAAACGAGTGAAGGCATTTCCCTCGGTAAATTAAAAGGCAATGTAGGGAATCAAAATTATGAGATAGCTAGTGATATTTTAATTGAGCCTGGAGATAAAATTGTCATCTGGTGCAAGCAATTCGATGTGGATTTCGGATATGCGACTTTGCAACAAGAAAGTTTGTAA
- a CDS encoding glutathione peroxidase, producing MLIVNTASKCKFTPQFDDLQKLYDKYKEKGFEILGFPCNQFDAQEPGTSEEAASFCQINYGVKFPIFTKIDVNGKDTHPLFTYLKQEAPFKGFDEANITEKLLKLKIAELYPEWLVGDEIKWNFTKFLIDQNGNVVERFEPSTEPMDFEQNVKQLLA from the coding sequence TTGTTAATTGTAAATACAGCGAGCAAATGTAAATTCACCCCTCAATTCGATGATCTTCAAAAATTATATGATAAGTATAAAGAGAAAGGTTTTGAAATCCTCGGCTTCCCGTGTAACCAATTTGACGCTCAAGAGCCTGGCACAAGTGAGGAGGCTGCATCTTTCTGTCAAATTAACTATGGTGTTAAGTTTCCAATTTTCACTAAGATCGATGTGAATGGAAAAGATACTCATCCGTTATTTACATATTTAAAACAGGAAGCCCCGTTTAAAGGGTTTGATGAAGCAAACATTACAGAAAAGTTATTGAAACTAAAAATAGCTGAACTATATCCAGAATGGCTTGTTGGGGATGAAATTAAATGGAATTTCACGAAATTCCTCATCGATCAAAACGGAAACGTTGTCGAACGTTTCGAACCTTCAACGGAACCTATGGACTTTGAACAAAATGTAAAACAATTACTTGCTTAA
- a CDS encoding CHY zinc finger protein: MMIHGKMVKGRVVDNVTRCTHYHKKLDVIAIKFYCCQTYYPCYKCHEECGCGESKVWPKEKFDEKAILCGGCGEELTIEEYLHSAYTCPKCQISFNPGCGRHRHLYFETEANHCTS; encoded by the coding sequence ATGATGATTCATGGAAAAATGGTCAAAGGAAGAGTGGTAGATAATGTGACTCGCTGCACACATTATCACAAAAAATTAGACGTCATCGCCATTAAGTTTTACTGTTGCCAAACGTATTATCCCTGCTACAAATGTCACGAAGAATGTGGGTGTGGCGAGTCAAAAGTTTGGCCAAAAGAGAAATTTGATGAAAAAGCAATATTATGTGGTGGATGTGGCGAAGAATTAACGATTGAAGAATATCTTCATAGTGCTTACACATGTCCGAAATGTCAAATCTCCTTTAATCCAGGGTGTGGAAGGCATCGTCATCTTTATTTTGAGACAGAAGCAAATCATTGTACAAGCTGA
- a CDS encoding response regulator gives MIKVLLVDDHEMVRIGVASYLNTQSDIEVIGEAENGIEAIDCALRLRPDIILMDLVMKEMDGVEATKEIIRQWPEAKIIIVTSFIDDEKVYSALEAGATSYLLKTSKASDIAEAIRKTYKGQTVLEPEVTEKVMKKMRNPVKKHLHEDLTNRELEILLLIAQGKTNQEIADELFIALKTVKTHVSNILSKLEVQDRTQAVIYAFKHELV, from the coding sequence ATGATTAAGGTGCTGCTTGTCGATGATCATGAAATGGTACGAATCGGTGTTGCTTCCTACTTAAACACACAGTCAGATATTGAAGTGATTGGAGAAGCAGAGAATGGAATAGAAGCCATTGACTGTGCGCTAAGATTGCGTCCTGACATTATTTTAATGGACTTAGTGATGAAGGAAATGGACGGCGTTGAGGCAACGAAGGAAATTATTCGTCAATGGCCTGAGGCTAAAATTATTATTGTGACAAGCTTTATTGACGATGAAAAAGTATATTCAGCACTTGAAGCAGGGGCAACTAGTTATTTGTTAAAAACATCTAAAGCGAGTGACATAGCAGAAGCCATTCGAAAAACGTACAAAGGTCAAACGGTTCTTGAGCCGGAAGTGACGGAAAAAGTAATGAAAAAAATGCGAAACCCTGTGAAAAAACATTTGCACGAAGATCTTACTAATCGAGAGCTAGAAATTTTGCTACTCATTGCCCAAGGGAAAACAAATCAAGAAATTGCAGACGAACTATTTATAGCGTTAAAAACAGTGAAAACACATGTAAGCAATATATTGAGTAAACTGGAAGTTCAAGATCGGACACAAGCAGTGATATATGCTTTTAAACATGAGTTAGTTTAA
- a CDS encoding sensor histidine kinase yields MNVIQRHLLFGVLSSLFMTACVLVFFFITYPIEQWSIWWKDQVAGVPLALALLFLFMVMGILLSLIFGWFWKKQFLYIDRSLSRFSIVSTKRPEDSRVSEVEDILDKIEKWQKQYQEQTKLAQKQASQTAEGHEKLLHETVVKERSRLARELHDSVSQQLFAASMLISAMNEMDVHHSPLEKQLKMVEQIIQQTQLEMRALLLHLRPVPLKGKSLQEGIEELLTELKEKVPLNVTWKMESYSFEKGFEDHLFRILQEAISNTLRHAKASNIHVLLIVRDQFAILRVVDDGIGFHIEESKTTSYGLQTMRERAIEMGGTFHVVSLPGKGTRLEVKIPILEGDND; encoded by the coding sequence ATGAATGTAATTCAACGTCACCTCTTATTTGGAGTATTGTCATCACTATTTATGACGGCTTGTGTGCTAGTTTTTTTCTTCATTACATATCCAATTGAGCAATGGTCTATATGGTGGAAGGACCAGGTAGCAGGAGTCCCACTCGCTCTCGCCTTACTTTTTCTGTTTATGGTGATGGGCATATTGTTAAGTCTTATTTTCGGATGGTTTTGGAAGAAGCAATTTTTATATATTGACCGATCATTATCACGCTTTTCAATCGTTAGTACGAAACGTCCAGAGGATAGTCGAGTCTCTGAAGTAGAAGACATTTTAGACAAGATTGAAAAATGGCAGAAGCAATATCAAGAACAGACGAAGCTCGCGCAAAAACAGGCGAGCCAGACCGCTGAAGGACATGAAAAGCTACTTCATGAAACGGTTGTTAAAGAACGGAGTCGTCTTGCTAGAGAACTTCATGATTCTGTTAGTCAACAATTATTTGCAGCATCTATGTTAATTTCGGCGATGAACGAAATGGATGTTCATCATTCTCCATTGGAAAAGCAATTAAAAATGGTTGAGCAAATTATTCAGCAAACACAATTAGAAATGCGGGCATTACTTCTTCATTTACGCCCTGTTCCTTTAAAGGGGAAGTCTCTACAAGAGGGGATCGAAGAGCTTTTAACAGAGCTGAAGGAGAAAGTGCCACTTAACGTTACGTGGAAAATGGAATCTTACTCCTTTGAAAAAGGGTTTGAGGATCATTTGTTTCGCATATTACAAGAAGCGATCTCGAATACATTGCGACATGCAAAAGCATCGAACATTCATGTTCTACTTATCGTCCGGGATCAATTTGCCATCTTACGAGTGGTAGATGACGGTATTGGCTTTCATATCGAAGAATCGAAGACAACTTCCTACGGTTTACAAACAATGCGTGAACGGGCAATTGAAATGGGGGGAACTTTTCACGTCGTAAGCTTACCCGGAAAAGGAACGAGACTAGAAGTGAAAATACCTATTTTGGAGGGAGATAATGATTAA
- the liaF gene encoding cell wall-active antibiotics response protein LiaF, giving the protein MRITHHHWMWIVYIAIGLLLFEVLFLDEDTLYFLIISLLFLYVGKKYYHKWIGKGLFWIGVFNASIAMLHSLAVRWVLFAFLFYLVLLYVKQKRHDSVFVIKEGRQLKRNTETVLIRKPFFQNKFIGRQRTQRDAYEWEDVNIQGFVGDLVVDVSQSVFHDEQAVIFVRHGLGNVQILVPYEIGVSVHVSILAGTVEIFDEIEERVLNESIMFRTKDYDTASQKVKIMTSMFAGHLEVKRI; this is encoded by the coding sequence ATGAGAATTACGCATCATCATTGGATGTGGATTGTATACATTGCAATTGGCTTATTACTATTCGAAGTTTTGTTCCTAGACGAAGATACTCTCTACTTTCTGATCATTTCCCTTCTATTCCTATACGTAGGGAAAAAATATTACCATAAGTGGATTGGAAAAGGATTATTTTGGATAGGTGTGTTCAACGCTTCGATTGCGATGCTGCATTCGTTAGCTGTGCGATGGGTGTTATTTGCTTTTCTTTTTTATCTTGTACTTTTATATGTGAAACAAAAAAGGCATGATTCTGTGTTCGTCATAAAAGAGGGACGACAGTTAAAACGAAATACCGAAACTGTTTTGATACGGAAGCCTTTTTTTCAAAATAAGTTCATCGGCAGACAGCGCACGCAACGAGACGCTTATGAATGGGAAGATGTAAATATTCAAGGGTTTGTCGGAGACTTAGTAGTTGATGTCAGTCAATCTGTTTTTCATGATGAACAAGCAGTTATATTTGTTCGTCACGGCCTTGGCAATGTTCAAATTCTCGTTCCTTATGAAATTGGTGTATCGGTACATGTGTCTATTTTAGCTGGAACGGTGGAAATCTTTGATGAAATTGAGGAACGAGTCTTGAACGAATCCATTATGTTCAGAACGAAAGACTACGATACAGCCTCACAAAAGGTGAAGATTATGACGTCCATGTTTGCTGGACACTTAGAGGTGAAGCGAATATGA
- a CDS encoding PspA/IM30 family protein — MGFLSRLKHIVEADLYEALEQKEQKNPMAMLNYYLRQCEKEVDKAKVLVERHETLVREYEKEWQEAMKMANKRKQQASIAQQAGAKDLYDYAVKEQGVYSERAERLKELKVQTQDELEALVQKYEKMNHKLKDMHVKKLELMGRENSARANYRMNQVLEGDTYTNKTFTRFEEMEKYLTELEHKVNARHMESTFDIKIKELEGKLYEKEAIQTNQ; from the coding sequence ATGGGTTTTCTCTCACGTTTAAAACACATTGTGGAAGCTGATTTATATGAAGCACTGGAGCAAAAGGAACAAAAAAATCCAATGGCGATGTTAAATTACTATTTGCGACAATGTGAAAAAGAGGTAGACAAAGCAAAAGTACTTGTAGAACGCCATGAAACGTTAGTAAGGGAATACGAAAAAGAGTGGCAGGAAGCAATGAAAATGGCGAATAAACGAAAGCAGCAAGCGTCCATCGCTCAACAAGCAGGGGCAAAGGATCTTTATGACTATGCAGTGAAAGAACAGGGTGTTTACAGTGAGCGTGCAGAACGACTAAAAGAATTGAAAGTTCAAACGCAAGATGAATTAGAAGCGCTCGTACAAAAATACGAAAAAATGAACCATAAGTTAAAAGACATGCATGTGAAAAAGCTCGAACTAATGGGAAGAGAAAACAGTGCTCGTGCCAACTATCGGATGAATCAAGTACTTGAAGGAGACACTTATACGAATAAGACCTTTACGCGCTTTGAAGAGATGGAGAAGTATTTAACCGAACTGGAGCATAAAGTAAACGCTCGGCATATGGAAAGTACGTTTGATATAAAGATAAAAGAGTTAGAGGGAAAGCTATATGAAAAAGAAGCAATCCAAACGAATCAATAA
- a CDS encoding flagellar basal body rod protein: protein MKKFMMIVLGVLLVCLFLAHLGPMIALIITLAICYYALKKFQKTESKTLKAILGIVIGVAGLISLANLPALLGLVALMGLYYIHKHWPQKEEQVQSDPFTNFEREWEKLQNN from the coding sequence GTGAAAAAATTCATGATGATTGTACTTGGAGTGCTTTTAGTCTGTTTATTTCTTGCCCATCTAGGGCCTATGATAGCTCTAATCATCACGCTAGCCATTTGTTACTACGCTTTAAAAAAGTTCCAAAAAACAGAGAGCAAAACATTGAAAGCAATCCTTGGGATTGTGATAGGTGTGGCTGGACTTATCAGCTTGGCAAATTTACCGGCTTTATTAGGTCTTGTAGCCTTAATGGGCCTATATTATATTCACAAACATTGGCCACAAAAAGAAGAACAAGTTCAATCAGATCCGTTTACGAACTTTGAGCGTGAATGGGAAAAGTTACAAAATAATTAA